One region of Streptomyces sp. CG4 genomic DNA includes:
- the ngcE gene encoding N-acetylglucosamine/diacetylchitobiose ABC transporter substrate-binding protein: MGSTSNHGAEGVGRRDLIKRSAALGLVAAPGMSLLSACASSGGGGQTKDKAGKKTAKNPLGVNDTAQMEFVLFDGGFGQEYAQDAVKIYEKDFPKVHVKFSATQKIQSTLQPRFNQGNPPDLIDNSGAEQMDMGVLVGKNQLSDLTPLLDAPSYDDPNKKVRDTLRPGIVEMGQFDGKPVWILYYAYTVYGVWYSQKALDSLGAEYPKTWDEMLQVCEKAKKKGMAGWTYAGKYPYYLPFSLYPMIGKVGGREVLDAIDNLEPNAWQHPAVKACFEAYYELYKKGYVLKGTPGLDHIQSQTAWAKGEALFIPNGSWVENESANVIPKDFDLAVSAPSGIDSSDKLPFGTIWASGGEPFIVPAHAANAEGGMEQLRIMLSEASSKNFTAKVKSLTAYNGGTTGVTLTPGLKSGVAALKLAGSNVVNPRLQDWYVQLQKEKIGVAGLGEMMAGRLTPAEAIKKIQGFADEAAKDSSIKHYKHQ; the protein is encoded by the coding sequence ATGGGATCCACCTCGAACCACGGTGCCGAAGGTGTCGGCCGTCGTGATCTGATCAAGCGGTCCGCCGCACTGGGCCTGGTCGCGGCCCCGGGCATGAGCCTGCTGTCCGCCTGCGCGAGCAGCGGCGGGGGCGGCCAGACCAAGGACAAGGCGGGGAAGAAGACCGCCAAGAACCCGCTCGGTGTCAACGACACCGCCCAGATGGAATTCGTCCTCTTCGACGGCGGCTTCGGCCAGGAGTACGCCCAGGACGCGGTGAAGATCTACGAGAAGGACTTCCCCAAGGTCCATGTGAAGTTCTCCGCCACCCAGAAGATCCAGTCCACCCTCCAGCCCCGCTTCAACCAGGGCAACCCGCCGGACCTCATCGACAACTCCGGCGCCGAGCAGATGGACATGGGCGTCCTGGTCGGCAAGAACCAGCTGTCCGACCTGACCCCGCTGCTGGACGCGCCGTCGTACGACGACCCGAACAAGAAGGTCCGCGACACGCTGCGCCCCGGCATCGTGGAGATGGGCCAGTTCGACGGCAAACCGGTCTGGATCCTCTACTACGCCTACACGGTGTACGGCGTCTGGTACTCGCAGAAGGCCCTGGACTCGCTCGGCGCGGAGTACCCGAAGACCTGGGACGAGATGCTCCAGGTCTGCGAGAAGGCCAAGAAGAAGGGCATGGCAGGCTGGACATATGCGGGCAAATACCCGTACTACCTCCCCTTCTCGCTGTACCCGATGATCGGGAAGGTCGGCGGGCGCGAGGTGCTCGACGCCATCGACAACCTGGAGCCGAACGCCTGGCAGCACCCGGCCGTCAAGGCCTGCTTCGAGGCGTACTACGAGCTGTACAAGAAGGGCTACGTCCTCAAGGGCACCCCGGGCCTCGACCACATCCAGTCCCAGACCGCCTGGGCCAAGGGTGAGGCGCTGTTCATCCCGAACGGCTCCTGGGTGGAGAACGAGTCGGCCAACGTGATCCCGAAGGACTTCGACCTGGCCGTGTCGGCGCCGTCCGGCATCGACAGCAGCGACAAACTGCCCTTCGGCACCATCTGGGCCTCCGGCGGCGAGCCCTTCATCGTGCCCGCCCATGCCGCGAACGCCGAGGGCGGCATGGAGCAGCTGCGCATCATGCTCTCCGAGGCGTCCTCGAAGAACTTCACCGCCAAGGTGAAGTCGCTGACCGCCTACAACGGCGGCACCACCGGCGTCACCCTCACCCCGGGTCTGAAGTCCGGTGTCGCGGCGCTGAAACTGGCCGGATCCAACGTGGTGAATCCGCGACTGCAGGACTGGTACGTCCAGCTGCAGAAGGAGAAGATCGGTGTGGCCGGTCTCGGCGAGATGATGGCCGGCCGGCTCACCCCCGCCGAGGCCATCAAGAAGATCCAGGGATTCGCCGACGAGGCGGCCAAGGACTCCTCGATCAAGCACTACAAGCACCAGTAG
- a CDS encoding GH92 family glycosyl hydrolase, translating into MQRRARHRWGPAAVLTAAFVMAVGAQGAAVALPARAPAAGQEFASSFETGDPAPDWLNTVDTGPDGKKRASGVDGGYTTGIPGNATDHVTDVRASGENTGAGEVKENLVDGEPGTKWLTFAPTGWVEFDLDQPIKLQTYALTSANDYAERDPRAWTLLGSTDGKDWKTVDSRSDESFSERFQTKSYDLAEPAEYQHFRLEITKNNGADGILQLADVQFSTGGGGGPVPQDMLTLVDQGPAASPTAKARAGFTGRRALRYAGRHTAGGRAYSYNKVFDVNVKVGADTRLSYRIFPSMADGDRDYDATNVSLDLAFTDGTYLSDLGALDQHGFPLSPRGQGASKALYVNQWNNVAARIGSVAAGKTVARILVAYDSPDGPAKFRGWIDDVALRPVPPEKPQAHLSDYVLTTRGTNSSGSFSRGNNFPATALPHGFNFWTPVTNASSLSWLYEYARANNDDNLPTIQAFSASHEPSPWMGDRQTFQVMPSAASGTPDTGPEARQLPFRHENETARPYYYGVRFENGLKAEMTPTDHAAMLRFTYPGDDASVLFDNITEQAGLTLDQENGTVTGFSDVKSGLSAGATRLFVYGEFDKPVTDGGTSEVKGYLRFDAGADHTVTLRLATSLISVDQAKDNLRQEIPDGTSFDTVKSQAQRSWDKLLGKVEVAGATPDQLTTLYSSMYRLYLYPNSGFEKVGDTYQYASPFSPMQSQDTPTHTGAKIVDGKVYVNNGFWDTYRTTWPAYSFLTPSQAGEMIDGFVQQYKDGGWTSRWSSPGYADLMTGTSSDVAFADAYVKGVTFDAKAAYQAALKNATVVPPMSGVGRKGMTTSPFLGYTSTATTEGLSWAMEGYVNDYGIARMGEALYKKTGEKHYQEESAYFLNRARDYVNLFDSKAGFFQGRDGNGKWRLDSSKYDPRVWGYDYTETNGWGDAFTVPQDSRGLANLYGGRHGLADKLDTFFATPETASPQFVGSYGGVIHEMTEARDVRMGMLGQSNQPAHHIPYMYDAAGEPWKTQATVREILSRLYAGSEIGQGYHGDEDNGEQSGWYLFSALGFYPLVMGSGDYSIGSPLFKQVTVHLENGRDLVVKAPKNSARNVYIQGVTFNGRPWNSTSLPHALLSKGGVLEFAMGAQPSAWGTGKDAAPTSITQDDKVPAPRSDVLKGDGPLFDNTSATEATVTSVDLPVDGSVRPVQYTLTSSADHTRAPTGWTLQGSADGTTWQTLDHRSGESFPWDHQTRAFTIATPGTYAKYRLVLDGTATLAEVELLA; encoded by the coding sequence ATGCAGCGGAGAGCTCGGCACAGATGGGGTCCGGCGGCCGTCCTCACGGCCGCCTTTGTCATGGCCGTCGGCGCACAGGGCGCGGCGGTCGCTCTGCCCGCCAGGGCTCCGGCCGCCGGCCAGGAGTTCGCATCCTCGTTCGAGACGGGCGATCCGGCACCCGACTGGCTGAACACCGTCGACACCGGGCCGGACGGCAAGAAGCGCGCCTCGGGGGTCGACGGCGGCTACACCACCGGCATTCCGGGCAATGCGACCGACCATGTCACCGATGTCCGGGCGAGCGGCGAGAACACGGGCGCCGGCGAGGTGAAGGAGAACCTGGTCGACGGCGAGCCGGGCACCAAGTGGCTGACCTTCGCGCCGACCGGCTGGGTGGAGTTCGACCTCGACCAGCCCATCAAGCTGCAGACGTACGCGCTCACCTCGGCCAACGACTACGCCGAGCGCGACCCGAGGGCCTGGACGCTGCTCGGCTCCACCGACGGCAAGGACTGGAAGACGGTCGACAGCCGCTCGGACGAGAGCTTCTCCGAGCGCTTCCAGACCAAGTCCTACGACCTGGCCGAGCCGGCCGAGTACCAGCACTTCCGGCTGGAGATCACCAAGAACAACGGCGCCGACGGCATACTGCAGCTCGCCGATGTGCAGTTCTCCACCGGCGGCGGGGGCGGCCCGGTGCCGCAGGACATGCTGACGCTGGTCGACCAGGGCCCGGCCGCCTCGCCGACGGCCAAGGCACGGGCCGGGTTCACCGGAAGGAGGGCACTGCGCTACGCCGGACGGCACACGGCGGGCGGCCGGGCGTACTCGTACAACAAGGTCTTCGACGTGAACGTGAAGGTCGGCGCCGACACCCGGCTGTCGTACCGGATCTTCCCGTCGATGGCGGACGGCGACCGGGACTACGACGCCACGAACGTCTCCCTCGACCTGGCCTTCACCGACGGCACCTATCTGAGCGACCTCGGCGCGCTGGACCAGCACGGATTCCCGCTGTCGCCGCGCGGCCAGGGCGCCTCGAAGGCGCTGTACGTCAACCAGTGGAACAACGTGGCCGCGCGGATCGGCTCGGTGGCGGCCGGCAAGACCGTCGCCCGGATCCTGGTGGCGTACGACTCCCCCGACGGGCCGGCGAAGTTCCGGGGCTGGATCGACGACGTGGCGCTGAGGCCCGTACCGCCCGAGAAGCCGCAGGCGCATCTGTCGGACTACGTGCTGACCACGCGCGGCACCAACTCCAGCGGCAGCTTCTCGCGCGGCAACAACTTCCCGGCGACGGCCCTGCCACACGGCTTCAACTTCTGGACGCCGGTGACCAACGCGTCCTCGCTGAGCTGGCTGTACGAGTACGCGCGCGCGAACAACGACGACAACCTGCCCACGATCCAGGCGTTCAGCGCGAGCCATGAGCCGAGCCCGTGGATGGGTGACCGGCAGACCTTCCAGGTGATGCCGTCGGCCGCGTCCGGCACCCCGGACACCGGTCCCGAGGCACGGCAGCTGCCGTTCCGGCACGAGAACGAGACCGCGCGGCCGTACTACTACGGGGTCCGGTTCGAGAACGGCCTCAAGGCCGAGATGACCCCGACCGACCACGCGGCCATGCTGCGCTTCACCTACCCCGGCGACGACGCGAGCGTGCTCTTCGACAACATCACCGAGCAGGCGGGGCTGACCCTGGACCAGGAGAACGGGACCGTCACCGGCTTCTCGGACGTGAAGTCGGGCCTGTCGGCCGGTGCGACCCGGCTGTTCGTGTACGGCGAGTTCGACAAGCCGGTGACCGACGGCGGGACGAGCGAGGTCAAGGGCTATCTGCGGTTCGACGCGGGCGCGGACCACACCGTCACGCTGCGCCTGGCCACCTCGCTGATCAGCGTCGACCAGGCGAAGGACAACCTGCGCCAGGAGATCCCGGACGGCACCTCCTTCGACACCGTGAAGTCCCAGGCGCAGCGCAGCTGGGACAAGCTGCTCGGCAAGGTCGAGGTGGCGGGCGCGACCCCGGACCAGCTGACCACGCTGTACTCCAGCATGTACCGGCTGTACCTGTACCCGAACTCCGGCTTCGAGAAGGTCGGGGACACCTACCAGTACGCCTCCCCGTTCTCCCCGATGCAGAGCCAGGACACCCCGACCCACACCGGCGCGAAGATCGTCGACGGCAAGGTGTACGTCAACAACGGCTTCTGGGACACCTACCGGACCACGTGGCCGGCGTACTCCTTCCTGACGCCCTCTCAGGCGGGCGAGATGATCGACGGGTTCGTGCAGCAGTACAAGGACGGCGGCTGGACCTCCCGCTGGTCCTCTCCCGGGTACGCCGACCTGATGACCGGCACCTCCTCGGACGTGGCGTTCGCCGACGCCTACGTCAAGGGGGTCACGTTCGACGCGAAGGCGGCGTACCAGGCGGCGCTGAAGAACGCGACCGTCGTCCCGCCGATGTCGGGCGTGGGCCGCAAGGGCATGACCACCTCGCCGTTCCTCGGCTACACCAGCACCGCCACCACCGAGGGCCTGTCCTGGGCGATGGAGGGCTACGTCAACGACTACGGCATCGCGCGGATGGGCGAGGCCCTGTACAAGAAGACGGGCGAGAAGCACTACCAGGAGGAGTCCGCGTACTTCCTCAACCGCGCCCGGGACTATGTGAACCTGTTCGACTCCAAGGCGGGCTTCTTCCAGGGCCGCGACGGGAACGGGAAGTGGCGGCTGGACTCCTCGAAGTACGACCCGCGCGTGTGGGGGTACGACTACACGGAGACCAACGGCTGGGGCGATGCCTTCACCGTCCCGCAGGACAGCCGGGGTCTGGCGAATCTGTACGGCGGCCGGCACGGGCTCGCGGACAAGCTGGACACGTTCTTCGCCACCCCGGAGACGGCCTCCCCGCAGTTCGTCGGCTCCTACGGCGGTGTCATCCACGAGATGACCGAGGCGCGCGACGTCCGCATGGGCATGCTCGGCCAGTCCAACCAGCCCGCGCACCACATCCCGTACATGTACGACGCGGCCGGTGAGCCCTGGAAGACACAGGCGACGGTCCGCGAGATCCTCTCCCGGCTCTATGCCGGCAGCGAGATAGGGCAGGGCTACCACGGCGACGAGGACAACGGCGAGCAGTCGGGCTGGTACCTCTTCTCCGCGCTCGGCTTCTATCCGCTCGTCATGGGCAGCGGCGACTACTCCATCGGCTCCCCGCTCTTCAAGCAGGTCACCGTGCACCTGGAGAACGGCCGTGACCTGGTCGTCAAGGCGCCGAAGAACAGCGCGAGGAACGTCTACATCCAGGGCGTGACCTTCAACGGCCGCCCCTGGAACTCCACTTCGCTCCCCCACGCGCTACTCTCCAAGGGCGGGGTGCTGGAGTTCGCCATGGGCGCCCAGCCGTCGGCATGGGGCACCGGCAAGGACGCTGCCCCGACCTCCATCACCCAGGACGACAAGGTGCCGGCGCCCCGGTCGGACGTCCTCAAGGGCGACGGGCCGCTGTTCGACAACACGTCGGCGACGGAGGCCACGGTCACCTCGGTCGACCTGCCGGTGGACGGATCCGTGCGGCCCGTCCAGTACACGCTGACCTCGTCGGCCGACCACACCAGGGCGCCGACCGGCTGGACCCTGCAGGGCTCCGCGGACGGCACCACCTGGCAGACCCTGGACCACCGCTCCGGGGAATCCTTCCCCTGGGACCACCAGACGCGGGCGTTCACCATCGCCACGCCGGGCACGTACGCCAAGTACCGGCTGGTCCTGGACGGCACGGCGACACTGGCGGAGGTGGAGTTGCTGGCCTGA
- a CDS encoding SpoIIE family protein phosphatase produces the protein MSDAFARFRRSFWRFKAGTSPRSVWGQVFLLQVALVVLLVICGVIALVLQSTHDTSSEARRRSIAVAQTFAHAPGVLQALQAPDPSKILQPLTEAARKSAGVDFIVVMDTKGIRYTHPLPSKIGHRFVGQIGPSLAGKVYTETVHGPLGHEEQATVPIYDTHGKVTALVSAGLKVKNVTSEVNRQLPIILAAGAGALLASTGGTALVGRRLRRQTHSLAPDEMTRMYEHHDTVLHSVREGVLIVGDDGRLLLVNDEARRLLELPADAEGRTVRELPGLDPSTVELLVSGRDASDEVHFAGGRLLAVNQRPTDRTGGLCATVVTLRDCTELQAITGRAEVTRERLELLYDAGLGIGSSLDVMRTADELARVAVPRFADFVTVDLADAVLHGEEPAPTATDMRRVAVSGIRDDHPLYEKGRLIDFLPSTPQARGYSAGHTELVTDLATAGGWREQDPQRARQILDYGIHSLIAAPIQARGSVLGMANFWRSKREPFDVEELSLAEELVARAAVSIDNARRYTREHALAVTLQRSLLPRALPAQSALDVAYRYLPAQSGVSGDWFDVIPLPGSRVALAVGDVVGHGLHAAATMGRLRTAVHNFSTLDLPPDELLSHLDDLVGRIDQDEGSAETAGEIVGATCVYAIYDPVSRHCVMARAGHLAPALVAPDGSATFPDVPAGPPLGLGGMPFQTAEFELAEGSQLVLYTDGLVEDRSRDLDVGMELLRRSLAGHPDRAPEESCRAVLEELLPERPKDDVALLIARTKALPADRVADWDVPQDPAAVSGMRAAVSGKLAEWGLSELGFGMELVLSELITNAIRYGSDPIRVRLIHDRTLICEVADGSSTSPHLRYAATTDEGGRGLFLVSQLAERWGTRYNPQGKVIWAELTVPDLGALAD, from the coding sequence ATGTCGGATGCATTCGCCCGATTCAGGCGTAGCTTCTGGCGCTTCAAGGCCGGTACGAGCCCGCGCAGCGTCTGGGGGCAGGTCTTCCTTCTGCAGGTGGCCCTTGTGGTGCTGCTCGTGATCTGCGGCGTCATCGCTCTCGTCCTGCAGTCGACGCATGACACCAGCAGCGAGGCCCGGCGCCGGTCCATCGCCGTCGCCCAGACCTTCGCGCACGCCCCCGGCGTGCTGCAGGCGCTGCAGGCCCCCGACCCGTCCAAGATCCTCCAGCCCCTCACCGAGGCGGCACGCAAGTCCGCGGGCGTCGACTTCATCGTGGTCATGGACACCAAGGGCATCCGCTACACCCATCCCCTGCCCAGCAAGATCGGCCACCGGTTCGTGGGCCAAATCGGGCCGTCCCTGGCCGGGAAGGTCTACACGGAGACGGTCCACGGCCCGCTCGGCCACGAGGAGCAGGCGACCGTCCCCATCTACGACACCCACGGCAAGGTCACGGCTCTCGTCTCCGCCGGGCTCAAGGTGAAGAACGTGACCAGCGAGGTGAACCGGCAGCTGCCGATCATCCTGGCCGCCGGGGCCGGCGCGCTGCTGGCGTCGACCGGCGGTACGGCGCTGGTGGGCCGTCGGCTGCGGCGGCAGACGCACAGCCTGGCGCCGGACGAGATGACCCGTATGTACGAGCACCACGACACGGTGCTGCACTCGGTACGCGAGGGCGTCCTCATCGTCGGTGACGACGGGCGGCTGCTGCTGGTGAACGACGAGGCCAGACGGCTGCTGGAGCTGCCCGCCGACGCCGAGGGGCGCACCGTGCGGGAGCTGCCGGGCCTCGATCCCTCGACCGTGGAGCTGCTCGTCTCCGGGCGCGACGCCTCCGACGAGGTGCACTTCGCCGGGGGACGGCTGCTGGCGGTCAACCAGCGGCCCACGGACCGTACGGGCGGCCTCTGCGCCACCGTCGTGACACTCCGGGACTGCACAGAGCTGCAGGCCATCACCGGCCGGGCGGAGGTGACCCGGGAGCGCTTGGAGCTGCTGTACGACGCGGGCCTCGGCATCGGCAGCAGCCTCGACGTGATGCGGACGGCCGACGAACTGGCACGGGTCGCGGTACCCCGCTTCGCCGACTTCGTCACCGTCGATCTGGCCGATGCCGTGCTGCACGGGGAGGAGCCGGCTCCCACGGCGACGGACATGCGGCGCGTGGCGGTGAGCGGCATCCGGGACGATCACCCGCTCTACGAGAAGGGCCGGCTGATCGACTTCCTGCCCTCCACCCCGCAGGCCCGCGGCTACAGCGCCGGCCACACCGAGCTGGTGACCGATCTGGCGACCGCCGGCGGCTGGCGCGAGCAGGATCCGCAGCGCGCCCGGCAGATCCTGGACTACGGCATCCACTCGCTCATCGCCGCCCCCATCCAGGCCCGCGGCAGCGTGCTGGGCATGGCCAACTTCTGGCGTTCCAAGCGGGAGCCCTTCGACGTGGAGGAGCTGTCGCTGGCGGAGGAGCTGGTGGCGCGCGCCGCGGTCAGCATCGACAACGCCCGCCGGTACACCCGTGAGCACGCCCTGGCCGTGACCCTGCAGCGCAGCCTGCTGCCGCGGGCGCTGCCCGCGCAGAGCGCCCTCGATGTGGCCTACCGCTACCTTCCCGCCCAGTCGGGTGTGAGCGGCGACTGGTTCGATGTGATCCCGCTGCCGGGGAGCCGGGTGGCGCTGGCCGTCGGCGATGTGGTCGGGCACGGTCTGCACGCCGCCGCGACGATGGGGCGGCTGCGGACCGCGGTGCACAACTTCTCCACGCTCGACCTGCCGCCCGACGAGCTGCTCAGCCACCTGGACGACCTGGTCGGCCGCATCGACCAGGACGAGGGCAGCGCGGAGACGGCCGGCGAGATCGTCGGCGCGACCTGCGTGTACGCGATCTACGACCCGGTGTCGCGGCACTGTGTGATGGCGCGGGCCGGGCATCTGGCGCCCGCGCTGGTCGCGCCCGACGGCAGCGCCACCTTCCCCGATGTGCCGGCCGGTCCGCCGCTGGGCCTGGGCGGCATGCCGTTCCAGACGGCGGAGTTCGAGCTCGCGGAGGGCAGCCAGCTCGTCCTGTACACCGACGGTCTGGTCGAGGACCGCTCGCGCGACCTGGACGTGGGGATGGAGCTGCTGCGCCGGTCGCTGGCGGGGCACCCCGACCGGGCGCCGGAGGAGAGCTGCCGGGCGGTGCTGGAGGAGCTGCTGCCCGAGCGGCCCAAGGACGACGTCGCCCTGCTCATCGCGCGCACCAAGGCGCTGCCGGCCGACCGGGTCGCCGACTGGGACGTGCCGCAGGACCCGGCTGCCGTGTCGGGGATGCGCGCCGCCGTGTCCGGGAAGCTGGCGGAGTGGGGCCTGTCCGAGCTGGGCTTCGGCATGGAACTCGTGCTGAGCGAGCTGATCACCAACGCCATCCGCTACGGCTCCGACCCGATCCGTGTACGGCTGATCCATGACCGCACGCTGATCTGCGAGGTGGCCGACGGCAGCAGCACCTCGCCGCATCTGCGGTACGCGGCGACGACCGACGAGGGCGGACGCGGCCTGTTCCTGGTCTCCCAGCTGGCCGAACGCTGGGGCACCCGGTACAACCCGCAGGGCAAGGTCATCTGGGCGGAGCTGACGGTACCGGACCTCGGTGCTCTCGCGGACTGA
- the acnA gene encoding aconitate hydratase AcnA has product MSANSFDARSTLQVGDESYEIFRLDKVEGSARLPYSLKVLLENLLRTEDGANITADHIRALGGWDSQAQPSQEIQFTPARVIMQDFTGVPCVVDLATMREAVKELGGDPAKINPLAPAELVIDHSVIADKFGTNDAFKQNVELEYGRNKERYQFLRWGQTAFDEFKVVPPGTGIVHQVNIEHLARVVMVRDGKAYPDTLVGTDSHTTMVNGLGVLGWGVGGIEAEAAMLGQPVSMLIPRVVGFKLTGELQPGTTATDLVLTITEMLRKHGVVGKFVEFYGEGVAATSLANRATIGNMSPEFGSTAAIFPIDDETLNYLRLTGRSEQQVALVEAYAKQQGLWLDPKAEPDFSEKLELDLSTVVPSIAGPKRPQDRIVLANAAEQFKLDVRNYVEDADEAGKESFPASDAPAVHPNGFPSNPVQVTAPDGTTYELDHGAVTVAAITSCTNTSNPYVMIGAALVAKKAVEKGLTRKPWVKSTLAPGSKVVTDYFEKSGLTPYLDKLGFNLVGYGCTTCIGNSGPLPEEVSKAVNDHDLAVTSVLSGNRNFEGRINPDVKMNYLASPPLVVAYAIAGSMKVDITRDALGTDQDGNPVYLKDIWPTEAEVNEVVANAIGEDMFEKSYADVFAGDAQWQSLPVPTGNTFEWDAESTYVRKPPYFEGMGMEPAPVTDIAGARVLAKLGDSVTTDHISPAGAIKADTPAGKYLTEHGVERRDFNSYGSRRGNHEVMIRGTFANIRLRNQIAPGTEGGYTRDFTQEGGPVAFIYDASQNYQAAGTPLVVLAGKEYGSGSSRDWAAKGTALLGVKAVIAESYERIHRSNLIGMGVLPLQFPEGASAESLGLTGEETFSFAGVTELNNGTTPRTVKVTTDTGVEFDAVVRIDTPGEADYYRNGGIMQYVLRNLIRK; this is encoded by the coding sequence GTGTCGGCGAACAGCTTCGACGCCCGCAGCACGCTGCAGGTGGGCGACGAGTCGTACGAGATCTTCCGGCTGGACAAGGTGGAGGGCTCGGCCCGCCTGCCGTACAGCCTCAAGGTCCTGCTGGAGAACCTGCTCCGCACGGAGGACGGCGCGAACATCACCGCCGACCACATCCGTGCCCTCGGCGGCTGGGACTCCCAGGCCCAGCCCAGCCAGGAGATCCAGTTCACGCCGGCCCGCGTGATCATGCAGGACTTCACCGGCGTGCCCTGTGTCGTGGACCTCGCGACCATGCGTGAGGCCGTGAAGGAGCTCGGCGGCGACCCCGCCAAGATCAACCCGCTGGCGCCGGCCGAGCTGGTCATCGACCACTCCGTCATCGCCGACAAGTTCGGCACGAACGACGCCTTCAAGCAGAACGTCGAGCTGGAGTACGGCCGCAACAAGGAGCGCTACCAGTTCCTGCGCTGGGGCCAGACCGCCTTCGACGAGTTCAAGGTCGTCCCCCCGGGCACCGGCATCGTCCACCAGGTGAACATCGAGCACCTCGCTCGTGTCGTGATGGTGCGTGACGGCAAGGCCTACCCCGACACCCTCGTCGGCACCGACTCGCACACCACCATGGTCAACGGTCTCGGCGTCCTCGGCTGGGGCGTCGGCGGCATCGAGGCCGAGGCCGCCATGCTCGGCCAGCCGGTCTCCATGCTCATCCCGCGCGTCGTCGGCTTCAAGCTCACCGGTGAGCTGCAGCCCGGCACCACCGCCACCGACCTCGTGCTCACCATCACCGAGATGCTCCGCAAGCACGGTGTGGTCGGCAAGTTCGTCGAGTTCTACGGCGAGGGTGTGGCGGCCACGAGCCTCGCCAACCGCGCCACCATCGGCAACATGTCGCCGGAGTTCGGCTCCACCGCCGCGATCTTCCCGATCGACGACGAGACCCTGAACTACCTGCGCCTGACCGGCCGCAGCGAGCAGCAGGTCGCGCTCGTCGAGGCCTACGCCAAGCAGCAGGGCCTCTGGCTGGACCCGAAGGCCGAGCCGGACTTCTCCGAGAAGCTCGAACTGGACCTGTCCACGGTCGTGCCGTCCATCGCCGGCCCGAAGCGCCCGCAGGACCGCATCGTCCTCGCCAATGCCGCCGAGCAGTTCAAGCTGGACGTCCGCAACTACGTCGAGGACGCCGACGAGGCGGGCAAGGAGTCCTTCCCGGCCTCCGACGCCCCGGCCGTCCACCCCAACGGCTTCCCGTCCAACCCGGTCCAGGTCACCGCCCCCGACGGCACGACCTACGAGCTGGACCACGGCGCGGTGACGGTCGCGGCCATCACCTCCTGCACCAACACCTCCAACCCGTACGTCATGATCGGCGCCGCCCTGGTCGCCAAGAAGGCCGTCGAGAAGGGCCTGACCCGCAAGCCGTGGGTCAAGTCCACCCTCGCCCCGGGTTCGAAGGTCGTCACCGACTACTTCGAGAAGTCCGGCCTCACCCCGTACCTGGACAAGCTGGGCTTCAACCTCGTCGGCTACGGCTGCACCACCTGCATCGGCAACTCCGGCCCGCTGCCGGAGGAGGTCTCCAAGGCCGTCAACGACCACGACCTCGCGGTCACCTCGGTCCTGTCCGGCAACCGCAACTTCGAGGGCCGGATCAACCCCGACGTCAAGATGAACTACCTGGCGTCCCCGCCGCTGGTCGTCGCGTACGCCATCGCGGGCTCCATGAAGGTGGACATCACCCGTGACGCCCTGGGCACCGACCAGGACGGCAACCCGGTCTACCTGAAGGACATCTGGCCGACCGAGGCCGAGGTCAACGAGGTCGTCGCCAACGCCATCGGCGAGGACATGTTCGAGAAGTCCTACGCGGACGTCTTCGCCGGCGACGCCCAGTGGCAGTCGCTCCCGGTGCCGACCGGCAACACCTTCGAGTGGGACGCCGAGTCCACCTACGTCCGCAAGCCCCCGTACTTCGAGGGCATGGGCATGGAGCCGGCCCCGGTCACCGACATCGCCGGCGCCCGCGTCCTGGCCAAGCTCGGCGACTCGGTGACGACGGACCACATCTCGCCCGCCGGTGCCATCAAGGCCGACACCCCGGCCGGCAAGTACCTCACCGAGCACGGTGTGGAGCGTCGTGACTTCAACTCCTACGGCTCCCGCCGAGGCAACCACGAGGTCATGATCCGCGGCACGTTCGCCAACATCCGCCTGCGCAACCAGATCGCGCCGGGCACCGAGGGCGGCTACACCCGCGACTTCACGCAGGAGGGCGGCCCGGTCGCCTTCATCTACGACGCCTCGCAGAACTACCAGGCCGCCGGCACCCCGCTGGTCGTCCTGGCCGGCAAGGAGTACGGCTCCGGCTCGTCCCGCGACTGGGCCGCCAAGGGCACCGCGCTCCTCGGCGTCAAGGCCGTCATCGCCGAGTCCTACGAGCGCATCCACCGCTCCAACCTCATCGGCATGGGCGTCCTCCCGCTGCAGTTCCCGGAGGGTGCCTCGGCCGAGTCCCTCGGCCTGACCGGTGAGGAGACCTTCTCCTTCGCCGGCGTGACCGAGCTGAACAACGGCACCACGCCGCGCACGGTCAAGGTCACCACCGACACGGGCGTCGAGTTCGACGCGGTCGTCCGCATCGACACCCCCGGTGAGGCCGACTACTACCGCAACGGCGGCATCATGCAGTACGTGCTGCGCAACCTGATCCGCAAGTGA